In Pirellulales bacterium, one DNA window encodes the following:
- a CDS encoding sugar ABC transporter ATP-binding protein has product MSGPALLRMERIAKRFGRTVALGEVTLDVRLAEVHALVGENGAGKSTLMKILAGAEIADSGSIEFACRPFAPREPRDSLAAGIAMIYQEFNLAPHLSVEANLVLGRERAAGHVFIAGPLAAILGGPERRQCRAMLDRLGMRVPLDARVGDLGVADQQMIEIARALLGGARLVIMDEPTSALASHEVQRLFEIIRQLRGDGISVIYISHFLEELDQIADRLTVLRDGRTIATGELRDWPRQRIIEAMVGRKVSEMYPRVEHEIGKPLLEVRDLAGRKAPRRASLTLHRGEILGLAGLVGAGRTEMLRTLFGLDPRRGGQATLEGVRIERFTPSDWNARGVGMLSEDRKREGLAQNLSCIANITLPAVSRNSRFGLVGRRKEYVAAGEVGRTLKIKWATPRHNVASLSGGNQQKVAMARLLYTNADVLLLDEPTRGIDVGAKVDLYRAIGELARQGKGIIVVSSYLPELFGVCDRIAVMSRGVLSAARNIGEWTPETVMHLAVGE; this is encoded by the coding sequence ATGAGCGGTCCTGCACTTCTCAGAATGGAGCGCATCGCGAAACGGTTTGGCCGGACCGTTGCGCTTGGCGAGGTGACGCTCGACGTTCGCCTTGCCGAGGTGCATGCGCTGGTCGGCGAGAATGGGGCCGGCAAGTCGACGCTGATGAAAATCCTGGCCGGGGCCGAAATTGCCGATAGCGGGTCGATCGAATTCGCTTGCCGGCCCTTCGCGCCCCGCGAGCCGCGCGATTCGCTCGCCGCCGGCATCGCCATGATCTACCAGGAATTCAATCTGGCCCCGCATTTGTCGGTCGAGGCCAATCTCGTGCTGGGGCGCGAACGGGCGGCCGGGCATGTGTTTATCGCCGGCCCCCTGGCGGCAATTCTCGGCGGTCCGGAGCGGCGGCAATGCCGCGCCATGCTCGATCGGCTCGGAATGCGCGTGCCGCTCGATGCCCGCGTGGGCGATCTGGGCGTGGCCGACCAGCAGATGATCGAAATCGCCAGGGCTTTGCTGGGCGGCGCGCGGTTGGTGATCATGGATGAGCCGACCAGCGCACTCGCGTCGCACGAAGTGCAGCGGTTGTTCGAGATCATCCGGCAACTGCGCGGCGATGGAATCAGCGTCATCTACATCAGCCATTTTCTGGAAGAGCTCGATCAAATCGCCGATCGGCTGACCGTGCTGCGCGATGGGCGGACCATCGCCACCGGCGAACTACGCGACTGGCCGCGGCAGCGAATTATCGAAGCGATGGTCGGCCGCAAGGTTTCGGAAATGTATCCGCGCGTCGAACATGAAATCGGCAAGCCGCTATTGGAAGTCCGCGATTTGGCCGGCCGAAAAGCGCCGCGCCGCGCAAGCCTGACGCTCCATCGTGGCGAAATCCTCGGCCTCGCCGGGCTCGTCGGCGCCGGGCGCACCGAAATGCTGCGCACGCTGTTCGGGCTAGACCCGCGCCGCGGCGGGCAGGCCACGCTCGAGGGCGTGCGCATCGAGCGGTTTACGCCCAGCGATTGGAATGCCCGCGGTGTCGGCATGTTGAGCGAAGATCGCAAGCGCGAGGGCTTGGCTCAAAATCTGTCTTGCATCGCGAATATCACACTGCCGGCGGTCTCGCGCAACTCGCGGTTTGGGTTGGTCGGCCGGCGGAAGGAATATGTCGCGGCAGGGGAAGTCGGCCGCACGCTCAAGATCAAATGGGCGACCCCGCGCCACAATGTTGCATCCCTTAGCGGCGGGAACCAGCAAAAGGTGGCCATGGCTCGGCTCCTATACACCAATGCCGATGTGCTGCTGCTCGACGAGCCGACGCGCGGTATCGACGTCGGCGCGAAAGTGGATCTCTACCGCGCGATCGGCGAATTGGCGCGGCAAGGCAAGGGAATTATCGTGGTCAGTTCGTATTTGCCCGAACTTTTTGGTGTCTGCGATCGGATTGCCGTGATGAGCCGGGGCGTGCTATCCGCGGCAAGGAACATCGGCGAGTGGACGCCCGAAACGGTGATGCACCTCGCCGTCGGCGAATGA
- a CDS encoding ABC transporter permease, protein MPNDASNSDFPSPTSPRPVAGDGEAALHGLLRSLGSVAGPLIGLALVILIFGAWQPYTFLSAKAFRSVFENNYHYLIAAIGATFVIITAGIDLSVGSTMGLASVCCAMAAAGTQFPVFDWQRALVIAGGMALLAGLCVGGWTLQRGWQRLRALRWAVGSAAAAAIAGILIWRLLAGATIAPMPVSAALLVGVAAGALVGLLNGTLITTLSLPPFIVTLATLGAVRGLTLYITGGIPVPNLPDSVSQLHYGTWLFGLSPNLWITLAVVVVSIPLLHFTVFGRYAFAIGSNERTARLCGVHVERWKTLCYIIAGATAGLAGAMMTATLGGRPTNFEGLELTAIAAVVIGGTSLFGGEGTVAGSILGVLMLGFLNTGCTMASLSSYVQPIFIGATIVIAAAIDRFRHLGR, encoded by the coding sequence ATGCCGAACGACGCGAGCAATTCCGACTTCCCCTCGCCCACTTCGCCGCGTCCCGTTGCGGGGGACGGCGAAGCGGCATTGCACGGATTGCTGCGTTCGCTCGGCAGCGTTGCCGGGCCATTGATCGGGCTGGCGCTCGTGATCCTGATTTTCGGCGCGTGGCAGCCCTACACGTTTCTTTCGGCGAAGGCCTTTCGCAGCGTCTTCGAAAACAACTATCACTATTTGATCGCCGCGATCGGAGCAACTTTTGTCATCATCACCGCCGGCATCGATCTATCGGTGGGCAGCACGATGGGGTTGGCCTCGGTCTGTTGCGCGATGGCCGCCGCGGGGACTCAGTTTCCCGTTTTCGATTGGCAGCGAGCGCTGGTGATCGCCGGCGGAATGGCGCTCTTGGCCGGCCTGTGCGTCGGCGGTTGGACATTGCAACGCGGCTGGCAGCGGCTGCGGGCCCTGCGCTGGGCGGTCGGCTCGGCGGCAGCGGCGGCTATTGCCGGCATTTTGATCTGGCGGCTGTTGGCCGGGGCGACGATAGCGCCGATGCCGGTGTCTGCCGCGCTGCTCGTTGGCGTCGCCGCCGGAGCACTCGTGGGGCTGCTAAACGGCACGTTGATCACCACGCTTTCGCTCCCTCCCTTCATCGTCACATTGGCAACGCTCGGCGCCGTGCGCGGACTGACGCTCTATATCACCGGCGGAATCCCGGTGCCGAACTTGCCCGACAGCGTTTCGCAATTGCACTATGGCACGTGGCTTTTCGGATTGTCGCCGAATCTGTGGATCACGCTTGCCGTCGTCGTGGTGTCGATTCCGCTGTTGCATTTCACCGTGTTCGGCCGATATGCATTCGCGATCGGCTCGAACGAGCGAACGGCCCGGCTGTGCGGCGTACACGTCGAGCGGTGGAAGACGCTTTGCTATATCATCGCCGGCGCGACGGCAGGCCTTGCCGGGGCGATGATGACCGCCACGCTTGGCGGCCGGCCGACGAATTTCGAGGGGCTCGAACTGACGGCGATCGCGGCGGTCGTGATCGGCGGCACGAGCCTGTTCGGGGGCGAGGGAACCGTGGCCGGCAGCATCTTGGGCGTCTTGATGCTCGGATTCTTGAACACCGGCTGCACGATGGCCAGCCTGAGTTCGTATGTGCAGCCGATTTTCATCGGGGCCACGATCGTAATCGCTGCCGCCATCGACCGCTTCCGCCATTTAGGCCGGTGA
- the fabF gene encoding beta-ketoacyl-ACP synthase II, which yields MKRRVVVTGLGAVTSLSLKVDDLWQRILRGESGIHALRLFDTTQYKVRFAGDIYDWSPGEYISGKDEKRIDRFTQFALVAGIDAVRDSGLDFSREDPFRCGVILGSGIGGLNEIEAQHSRLVLRGPDKVSAFTIPKLMVNAASGWVSIEYGLRGPNTAVATACASAANAIGDAIRTIERDEADIMITGGTEAAITPMGIAGFSNMRALSERNDEPTKASRPFDRDRDGFVLGEGAGLLVIEELEHARRRGAKIYAELLGYGASADGSHITAPDENGVGAAKAMERALADARLPPDEIVYINAHGTSTPLGDLAETKAVKTIFGPHAKKLSISSTKSQLGHLLGASGGVELIFCVLAVGKGIIPPTINLDTPDPECDLDYTPHHPRERDVPIAMSNSFGFGGHNASLIVGRLRGLA from the coding sequence ATGAAACGGCGGGTTGTCGTAACCGGTCTTGGGGCGGTCACGTCGCTGAGCTTGAAGGTCGACGATCTTTGGCAGCGGATTTTGCGTGGCGAAAGCGGCATCCATGCGCTGCGCCTGTTCGACACCACGCAGTACAAAGTCCGCTTCGCCGGCGATATCTACGATTGGTCGCCCGGCGAATACATCTCCGGCAAAGACGAGAAGCGAATCGATCGCTTCACGCAGTTCGCCCTCGTCGCCGGCATCGATGCGGTCCGCGATTCGGGCCTCGATTTCTCGCGCGAAGATCCCTTCCGCTGTGGCGTGATCCTCGGCTCCGGAATCGGCGGGCTCAACGAAATTGAAGCCCAGCATTCGCGGCTCGTGCTGCGCGGGCCCGATAAAGTGTCCGCGTTCACGATCCCCAAATTGATGGTCAACGCGGCCAGCGGCTGGGTGTCGATCGAATATGGCCTCCGCGGCCCGAACACCGCCGTGGCCACCGCCTGCGCCAGCGCCGCCAACGCCATCGGCGATGCCATTCGCACCATCGAGCGCGATGAAGCCGACATCATGATCACCGGCGGCACCGAAGCCGCCATCACGCCCATGGGCATCGCCGGCTTCTCGAACATGCGGGCCCTTTCGGAGCGCAACGACGAGCCCACCAAAGCCAGCCGCCCGTTCGACCGCGATCGCGACGGCTTCGTGCTCGGCGAAGGGGCCGGCCTGCTGGTGATCGAAGAACTCGAACACGCCCGCCGCCGCGGTGCAAAAATCTACGCCGAGCTGCTGGGCTACGGCGCCAGCGCCGATGGCAGCCATATCACCGCACCGGATGAAAACGGCGTCGGCGCAGCCAAGGCGATGGAGCGAGCGCTGGCCGACGCGCGGCTGCCGCCCGACGAGATCGTGTACATCAATGCCCATGGCACCAGCACTCCGCTCGGCGATTTGGCGGAAACGAAGGCCGTCAAAACGATCTTCGGCCCGCACGCCAAGAAGCTGAGCATTTCCAGCACGAAGAGCCAATTGGGGCATCTCTTGGGGGCGAGCGGCGGCGTGGAATTGATCTTCTGCGTTCTGGCGGTCGGCAAAGGCATCATCCCGCCGACGATCAATCTCGACACTCCCGACCCGGAGTGCGACCTCGACTACACGCCGCATCATCCGCGCGAGCGCGACGTGCCGATCGCCATGAGCAACAGTTTTGGTTTCGGCGGCCACAACGCGTCGCTCATCGTGGGCCGATTGCGCGGCCTGGCCTGA
- the acpP gene encoding acyl carrier protein produces MASVKERVIDIVAEQLGVNKEQITPETSFVNDLGADSLDVVELVMELEEEFDINIPDDAAEKITTVGQAVDYIEKTQS; encoded by the coding sequence GTGGCTTCCGTCAAAGAACGCGTTATCGACATCGTCGCCGAGCAACTAGGGGTGAACAAGGAGCAGATTACACCCGAAACCTCCTTCGTCAACGACCTGGGGGCCGATTCGCTCGACGTCGTCGAGCTCGTCATGGAACTCGAAGAAGAGTTCGACATCAATATTCCCGACGACGCAGCCGAAAAGATCACCACGGTCGGCCAGGCCGTCGATTATATCGAAAAAACCCAATCCTGA
- the fabG gene encoding 3-oxoacyl-[acyl-carrier-protein] reductase produces MSKKPVDPNAPVPRLTVDLAGQVALVTGASRGIGRSIAEALGRCGARIACVARNVDKLAETVQAIQAAGGSAEAVPGDVTDGEAVQKLVDSIADGWGRLDILVNNAGVTRDTLLPRMTDQQWDEVLNTNLRGTFLFTRAATRPMMQARYGRIINISSVSGLRGNPGQANYSASKAAVIGFTRTVARELASRKVTVNVVAPGFIDTEMTAALGPVMLEEITKRMIPAKRMGQVEEVADAVLYFASPASGYVTGQVLVVDGGFAV; encoded by the coding sequence ATGAGCAAGAAACCCGTTGATCCCAATGCTCCCGTTCCCCGCCTCACCGTCGATCTGGCTGGGCAAGTCGCCCTGGTGACCGGGGCATCGCGCGGCATCGGCCGATCGATTGCCGAGGCCCTCGGTCGCTGCGGGGCGCGCATCGCCTGCGTGGCTCGAAACGTCGACAAGCTTGCCGAAACGGTGCAAGCGATCCAAGCCGCGGGCGGGTCGGCCGAGGCCGTGCCCGGCGATGTCACCGATGGCGAAGCGGTGCAAAAGCTCGTCGATTCGATTGCCGACGGCTGGGGCCGATTGGATATTTTGGTCAACAACGCCGGTGTGACCCGAGATACGCTGCTGCCGCGGATGACCGACCAGCAATGGGACGAAGTTTTGAATACGAACCTGCGTGGCACATTCCTGTTCACCCGCGCCGCGACACGGCCGATGATGCAGGCTCGCTACGGCCGGATCATCAATATTTCGAGCGTTTCCGGGCTGCGGGGCAATCCGGGGCAAGCGAATTATTCGGCCTCGAAGGCGGCCGTGATCGGATTCACGCGCACCGTGGCTCGCGAATTGGCCAGCCGCAAGGTGACGGTGAACGTCGTGGCCCCGGGGTTCATCGATACCGAAATGACCGCCGCGCTTGGCCCGGTGATGCTGGAAGAAATCACCAAGCGGATGATTCCCGCCAAGCGGATGGGCCAAGTGGAAGAAGTTGCCGATGCGGTGCTCTATTTCGCCTCGCCGGCCAGCGGCTACGTGACCGGCCAAGTGCTGGTGGTCGACGGCGGATTTGCAGTGTAG
- the fabD gene encoding ACP S-malonyltransferase produces MSKIAFLFPGQGAQTVGMGRQLAESLPAARALFDRANSLLGYDLAKICFEGPAHALDSTVHSQPALFVAGLAAVESLKAGNPAAVENCQAAAGLSLGEYTALVFAGAIEFEDGLRVVQTRGEAMQDAADRMPSGMVSILGLDRVAVEQLCADASGGELLQVANLLCPGNIAVSGTKAACARVAEMATAAGAMRAVPLAVAGAFHTSIMQPAVERLAAALAEAPIRRPRIAVVSNVDAQIHDDPQEIRNLLVRQVVSPVLWEDSQRALLASGCDEFYEVGPGRVLRGLLKRIERKIPCHGTFDQ; encoded by the coding sequence TTGAGCAAAATCGCATTCCTCTTTCCGGGCCAAGGGGCGCAAACGGTCGGCATGGGGCGGCAATTGGCCGAGTCGCTGCCGGCCGCCCGGGCGCTGTTCGATCGGGCCAACTCGCTGTTGGGCTACGATCTGGCGAAAATCTGCTTCGAGGGCCCGGCGCACGCGCTCGATTCGACCGTGCATAGCCAGCCGGCTCTGTTCGTCGCCGGCTTGGCGGCCGTTGAATCGCTGAAAGCCGGCAATCCCGCAGCGGTGGAAAACTGCCAGGCGGCTGCCGGACTGAGCCTCGGCGAATACACGGCACTGGTTTTCGCGGGCGCAATCGAATTCGAAGATGGATTGCGTGTCGTGCAAACACGCGGCGAAGCCATGCAAGACGCGGCCGACCGAATGCCCAGCGGCATGGTGAGCATTTTGGGCCTGGATCGCGTGGCGGTGGAACAACTGTGTGCCGACGCCAGCGGGGGCGAGCTTTTGCAAGTGGCCAACCTGTTGTGCCCAGGGAATATCGCCGTTTCGGGCACCAAGGCAGCCTGTGCCCGAGTGGCCGAGATGGCAACGGCGGCGGGTGCGATGCGGGCAGTGCCGCTGGCCGTGGCGGGCGCGTTTCACACGTCGATCATGCAGCCGGCCGTCGAGCGATTGGCGGCAGCCTTAGCCGAGGCGCCGATTCGGCGGCCGCGGATTGCGGTCGTGTCGAATGTCGACGCGCAAATCCACGACGACCCGCAAGAGATCCGCAATTTGCTGGTGCGGCAGGTGGTCAGCCCCGTATTATGGGAGGATTCGCAGCGCGCGCTACTTGCCAGCGGCTGCGATGAATTCTATGAAGTAGGGCCGGGCCGCGTGCTGCGGGGACTGCTGAAGCGCATCGAGCGCAAGATTCCGTGCCACGGCACGTTCGATCAGTAG
- the rpmF gene encoding 50S ribosomal protein L32, with product MAVPKRRQSNSKTGSRRAHDAKKPRQLTYCRQCSTAVPTHMICPKCGLYMGRTVVEIKE from the coding sequence ATGGCCGTTCCAAAGCGCAGACAGTCGAATTCCAAAACCGGTAGCCGGCGGGCCCACGATGCCAAGAAGCCGCGGCAACTGACCTATTGCCGGCAGTGCAGCACCGCTGTGCCGACGCACATGATTTGCCCCAAATGCGGCCTATACATGGGCCGCACCGTCGTTGAAATCAAGGAATGA